One window of Campylobacter sp. RM12651 genomic DNA carries:
- a CDS encoding DEAD/DEAH box helicase: MNQIKHIIDLLKQGRNVFLTGGAGVGKSYTIEKIIKSEAFKTIVLASTALAAINIGGDTVHRFFKLRLAKNINELKTSKDDLMALNKSLSNIDLIIIDEISMISSDVFDMIYSRLFGYSNIKLLIVGDFYQLEPVKSDGNYAFCSKYWNECNFKVIELITQHRMEDKEFYENLRSIRIGNITNTCIEYFKKYKIQDDINNYDDYTIICGTNEEAKNINNAKLKKIDDEEYVFNSSIKKNTELNEEQEKEFKQWLKAQPIEEEFIFKIGAKVIFTYNSDNYYNGMQGEIIAWDKSEQELKIKSNRMIYSVYPKEFLYFNDPEIAASYRVNPNLVDTKPDAILKAFPLKLSYAITIHKSQGMSIDKLICKCDRIFAQGQLYVALSRSSNPNNFKIIFNGSDKSYENLFRLKAKTNQVVKTFYQFCDKEQL; the protein is encoded by the coding sequence ATGAATCAAATTAAACATATCATTGATTTATTAAAGCAAGGAAGAAATGTATTTTTAACAGGTGGTGCAGGAGTTGGAAAATCCTACACCATAGAAAAAATCATAAAAAGTGAAGCTTTTAAAACCATAGTCTTAGCAAGCACTGCACTTGCTGCTATTAATATTGGTGGAGACACTGTTCATAGATTTTTTAAATTACGCCTAGCTAAAAACATTAATGAGCTAAAAACAAGTAAAGATGATTTAATGGCTTTAAATAAGTCTTTATCAAATATAGATTTAATAATAATAGATGAAATTTCAATGATTAGTAGTGATGTTTTTGATATGATTTATTCAAGGCTTTTTGGTTATAGCAATATAAAATTACTAATAGTTGGAGATTTTTATCAACTCGAACCTGTAAAATCCGATGGAAATTATGCTTTTTGCTCTAAATATTGGAATGAATGTAATTTTAAGGTGATTGAGTTAATTACCCAGCACAGAATGGAAGATAAGGAATTTTATGAAAATCTAAGAAGTATTAGGATTGGCAATATAACTAATACTTGCATAGAGTATTTTAAAAAGTATAAAATTCAAGATGATATAAATAATTATGATGATTATACAATTATTTGTGGCACCAATGAAGAAGCAAAAAATATAAATAATGCTAAACTTAAAAAAATTGATGATGAAGAATATGTTTTTAACTCAAGTATTAAAAAAAATACAGAATTAAATGAAGAACAAGAAAAAGAATTTAAACAATGGCTAAAAGCTCAACCAATTGAAGAAGAATTTATTTTTAAAATTGGAGCTAAAGTTATTTTTACTTATAATTCTGATAATTATTATAATGGAATGCAAGGAGAAATAATTGCGTGGGATAAAAGTGAGCAGGAACTAAAGATTAAATCTAATAGAATGATTTATTCAGTTTATCCTAAAGAATTTTTATACTTTAATGACCCTGAAATAGCAGCTAGCTATAGGGTTAATCCTAATTTGGTTGATACCAAGCCTGATGCTATATTAAAAGCATTCCCACTAAAATTATCATATGCTATTACTATACATAAAAGTCAAGGAATGAGTATTGATAAGTTAATTTGCAAATGTGATAGGATTTTTGCACAAGGTCAGCTATATGTTGCATTATCAAGAAGTTCAAATCCTAATAATTTTAAAATTATTTTTAATGGAAGTGATAAATCGTATGAGAATTTGTTTAGACTAAAGGCAAAGACAAATCAAGTGGTAAAGACATTTTATCAATTTTGCGATAAGGAACAATTATGA
- a CDS encoding flagellar basal body-associated FliL family protein: MKKIMLIFFSIFAFANSIEINNFETDLYSKSNGLKKITLSLKIIGDNVNNENDYIQDSINMVISSYYYEDLFTELGKENLKKTIIKYAGKKYSVNIDDILIINLKSKDSAEAIKEILKDANLI, encoded by the coding sequence ATGAAAAAAATAATGCTAATATTTTTTAGTATTTTTGCATTTGCAAATAGTATAGAAATTAATAATTTTGAGACCGATTTGTATTCAAAATCAAACGGGCTTAAAAAAATTACTTTAAGTTTAAAAATCATAGGAGATAATGTTAATAACGAAAATGATTATATACAAGATAGTATTAATATGGTGATTTCTAGCTATTATTACGAAGATTTATTTACAGAACTTGGTAAGGAAAATCTCAAAAAAACCATAATAAAATACGCAGGTAAAAAATACTCTGTAAATATTGATGATATATTAATCATAAATCTAAAAAGCAAAGATAGTGCAGAAGCGATAAAAGAGATATTAAAAGACGCAAATTTAATATAA
- the queC gene encoding 7-cyano-7-deazaguanine synthase QueC, with amino-acid sequence MSKIAISILSGGLDSCVSTACAINEGYKVIALHFNYSQRTEQRELQAFNEICKFYNIEKLVVDMDFFKQIGGSSLTDMSLEIPKDELGKNGKLPNTYVPFRNGIFYSIAAAVAQRFNASAIYTGLVSEDSSNYPDTTLDFVEKTTSFIKEGSGEDIKIITPLIKLKKSEIVKLGMSLKAPLELSYSCYDSNDLACGKCESCQLRLKGFSEAGFNDLIKYQ; translated from the coding sequence GTGAGTAAAATCGCTATAAGTATTTTAAGTGGAGGGCTAGATAGCTGCGTTAGCACTGCTTGTGCTATAAATGAAGGCTATAAAGTAATAGCCCTTCATTTTAATTATAGTCAAAGAACAGAGCAAAGAGAATTGCAAGCTTTTAATGAAATTTGCAAGTTTTATAATATAGAAAAATTAGTTGTGGATATGGATTTTTTCAAACAAATTGGTGGCTCTAGTTTAACTGATATGAGTTTAGAAATTCCAAAAGATGAATTAGGTAAAAATGGTAAATTACCAAATACTTATGTGCCTTTTAGAAATGGGATTTTTTATAGTATTGCTGCTGCTGTTGCACAAAGATTTAATGCTAGTGCGATTTATACGGGTTTAGTTAGTGAGGATTCTAGCAATTATCCTGATACTACTTTAGATTTCGTTGAAAAAACCACTTCGTTTATAAAAGAAGGTAGTGGAGAAGATATTAAAATAATTACTCCTTTAATCAAGCTAAAAAAATCAGAAATAGTAAAACTTGGAATGAGCCTAAAAGCACCTTTAGAGCTTAGTTATAGTTGTTATGATAGTAATGATTTAGCTTGTGGTAAATGTGAATCTTGCCAATTAAGACTAAAAGGCTTTAGCGAAGCTGGATTTAATGATTTGATAAAATATCAGTAA
- a CDS encoding pyridoxal phosphate-dependent aminotransferase, translated as MQFSEKIKGLEESITLAITAKAKLLKEQGVRVISFSAGEPDFDTPQVVKNAAIKAINDGCGKYTPVSGTTEVLKAICTKLKKDHNLDYETSEVIANVGAKHSLFNAIQALVCDGDEVIIPAPYWVTYPEQVKYSGGVPVIVTPKKDFKISADELKAAITPKTKILILNNPSNPSGALYSKDELMALAKVLEGTSIVVLADEMYEKLVYDGEFVAFASLSEDALKRTVTINGLSKCAAMPGYRFGYSASKNKELNKLMKNLQGQCTSNICSITQAAAVPALVGEIDKDIEMMKKEFKKRRDKACEMINSINGLKLSVKPSGAFYLFIDCSSINPDDVEFCAKLLDDKKVACVPGSGFGMSGYFRISYATSMENIIEGIEKIAEFVKEYK; from the coding sequence ATGCAATTTTCAGAAAAAATTAAAGGTTTGGAAGAATCAATAACTTTAGCAATTACAGCTAAGGCAAAATTACTAAAAGAACAAGGCGTAAGAGTTATTAGTTTTAGTGCAGGAGAGCCTGACTTTGATACTCCGCAAGTTGTAAAAAATGCAGCTATTAAAGCGATAAATGATGGATGCGGAAAATACACTCCAGTATCTGGAACTACTGAAGTTTTAAAAGCAATTTGCACTAAGCTTAAAAAAGACCATAATTTAGATTATGAGACAAGTGAAGTAATAGCAAATGTTGGTGCTAAACATAGTTTATTTAATGCAATTCAAGCACTTGTTTGTGATGGTGATGAAGTAATAATCCCAGCTCCTTATTGGGTAACTTATCCAGAGCAAGTTAAGTATTCAGGTGGAGTTCCTGTGATTGTAACTCCTAAAAAAGATTTTAAAATCAGTGCTGATGAATTAAAAGCTGCAATTACACCTAAGACGAAAATATTAATATTAAATAATCCTAGTAATCCTAGCGGAGCTTTATATTCAAAAGATGAATTAATGGCATTAGCTAAAGTTTTAGAAGGCACTAGTATTGTTGTATTAGCTGATGAAATGTATGAAAAATTAGTTTATGATGGAGAATTTGTAGCGTTTGCAAGTTTAAGCGAAGATGCACTAAAACGCACGGTTACAATAAATGGACTTAGCAAATGTGCTGCAATGCCAGGATATAGATTTGGTTATAGTGCTAGTAAAAATAAAGAATTGAATAAATTAATGAAAAATCTTCAAGGTCAATGCACAAGTAATATTTGTAGTATAACTCAAGCTGCTGCAGTTCCTGCTTTAGTTGGAGAGATTGATAAAGATATTGAGATGATGAAAAAAGAATTCAAAAAAAGAAGAGATAAAGCTTGTGAAATGATTAATAGTATTAATGGGCTTAAATTAAGCGTAAAACCTAGCGGGGCGTTTTATTTATTTATTGATTGCTCTAGTATTAATCCTGATGATGTTGAGTTTTGTGCTAAGCTTTTAGATGATAAAAAAGTAGCTTGTGTGCCAGGAAGTGGATTTGGCATGAGTGGGTATTTTAGAATTTCTTATGCAACTTCAATGGAAAATATCATAGAAGGTATAGAAAAAATCGCAGAATTTGTAAAGGAATATAAGTGA
- the speA gene encoding biosynthetic arginine decarboxylase: MNDYGIDIWGDDNFIIKNGKVCLKYGSEPAIIDIVNTLLDDGYKGPIILRFNHLIKKQIEQIYINFNNAIKEFDYRGSFNAVYPLKVNQFPGFVKSLVKLGKNLNYGLEAGSKGELLLAMAYNNENAPITVNGFKDKELITMGFIAAEMGHNITLTIEGINELEVIIKTAKERFGIKPKIGLRVRLHSLGSGTWAKSGGINSKFGLTSTELIEAVGLLKENDLLDCFTMIHFHIGSQINEIHPLKKALSEAGNIYFELRKMGANNLENIDIGGGLAIEYSQFQKTSQRNYTLSEYANDIVFILKTLAAQKQEIEPNIYIESGRFVSGSHAVLVAPVLELFSQEYSESKMQLKEKNPQLIDELCDLYKNIKPSNAVEYMHDSYDHLDSILTLFDLGYVDLQDRSNAEILVHLIGKKAVSMLSPKHLLRTQKEVQERYLVNFSMFQSLPDFWGLGQEFPIMPLDRLDTQPTRSASIWDITCDSDGEISFDAAKRPLFLHDVDVEQEDYFLGFFLVGAYQEVLGMKHNLFTHPTQVSIDIDDKGYEIESIIESQSIRDILEDLDYDIREIDEKIQDKINSSELINEKTKKHILGELFIFMHDNGYLKKI; the protein is encoded by the coding sequence ATGAATGATTATGGCATAGATATTTGGGGAGATGATAATTTTATCATTAAAAATGGCAAGGTATGTTTAAAATATGGAAGCGAACCTGCCATTATTGATATAGTAAATACTCTTTTAGATGATGGATATAAAGGTCCTATAATTTTAAGATTTAATCATTTGATTAAAAAACAAATAGAACAAATCTATATAAATTTTAATAATGCCATTAAAGAATTTGATTATCGTGGTAGTTTTAATGCTGTTTATCCACTAAAAGTCAATCAATTTCCTGGTTTTGTAAAAAGTCTTGTAAAACTTGGTAAAAATCTAAATTATGGTCTTGAAGCTGGTAGTAAAGGAGAATTATTATTAGCTATGGCTTATAACAACGAAAATGCTCCAATAACTGTTAATGGTTTTAAAGATAAAGAACTAATAACAATGGGCTTTATCGCTGCTGAAATGGGGCATAATATAACTTTAACTATTGAAGGTATTAATGAGCTTGAAGTAATTATCAAAACAGCAAAAGAGCGTTTTGGGATAAAACCAAAAATCGGTCTTAGAGTAAGGCTACATTCTTTAGGTAGTGGCACTTGGGCTAAAAGTGGTGGGATTAATTCAAAATTTGGTCTAACATCAACTGAATTAATAGAAGCAGTAGGGCTTTTAAAAGAAAATGATTTATTAGATTGTTTTACTATGATACATTTTCATATAGGTTCACAAATTAATGAAATACATCCTTTAAAAAAAGCTTTAAGTGAAGCAGGAAATATTTATTTTGAATTACGCAAAATGGGTGCAAATAACCTTGAAAATATTGATATTGGTGGTGGTTTAGCAATTGAGTATTCACAATTTCAAAAGACTTCTCAAAGAAACTATACTTTAAGCGAATATGCAAATGATATTGTATTTATTCTAAAAACTCTTGCAGCACAAAAACAAGAAATAGAGCCAAATATTTATATAGAAAGTGGTCGTTTTGTAAGCGGTTCTCACGCAGTATTAGTAGCACCTGTTCTTGAACTATTTTCTCAAGAATATTCAGAAAGCAAAATGCAGTTAAAAGAAAAAAACCCACAATTAATAGATGAATTATGCGATTTATACAAAAATATAAAGCCAAGCAATGCAGTAGAATATATGCACGATAGTTATGATCATTTAGATAGTATTTTAACCTTATTTGACTTAGGATATGTAGATTTACAAGACCGCTCAAATGCCGAAATATTGGTTCATCTAATAGGTAAAAAAGCAGTTTCTATGCTAAGTCCAAAACATTTATTAAGAACTCAAAAAGAAGTTCAAGAAAGATATTTGGTCAATTTTTCAATGTTTCAAAGTTTGCCAGATTTTTGGGGCTTAGGGCAAGAATTTCCTATAATGCCACTTGATAGATTAGATACTCAACCAACAAGATCAGCTAGTATTTGGGATATAACTTGTGATAGTGATGGAGAAATATCGTTTGATGCTGCTAAGCGTCCTTTATTTTTACACGATGTTGATGTAGAGCAAGAAGATTATTTCTTAGGATTTTTCTTAGTTGGTGCTTATCAAGAAGTATTAGGAATGAAGCATAATTTATTTACCCATCCAACTCAAGTTAGTATTGATATTGATGATAAAGGTTATGAGATTGAAAGTATTATTGAAAGTCAATCAATTAGGGATATTTTAGAAGATTTAGACTACGATATTCGTGAAATTGATGAAAAAATTCAAGATAAAATAAATTCTTCGGAATTAATAAATGAAAAAACTAAAAAACATATTTTAGGTGAGCTTTTCATATTTATGCACGATAATGGATATTTAAAGAAAATTTAA
- the hisS gene encoding histidine--tRNA ligase, with protein sequence MIHAIKGMNDLLDDDALIYEKIIKTCEEVAKTYGYSYIEVPHLEVTPLFKRSVGESSDIVGKEMYEFLDKSGDSVCLRPEGTAGVVRAFIEHKMDKAGVVKRWFYHGSMFRYEKPQRGRYREFHQFGLECFNIANVYEDASVIMILAKIFKKLDINYTLKINSLGSPECLQNYRKALREYIANIENSSGFKFCADCAKRTQTNVIRVLDCKNDECAKHLINAPKLSEFLDDESRADFIKLQEILKDNEISFVIDERLVRGLDYYSKTAFEFESSEIGAKAAIAGGGRYDYLVEYLGGAKSYGVGFAMGVERVMDILRSKNIEQKLQNTYFCILDEELLPIAYKLVDNLRENGKTINLNYEAKKLAKHLNIANKQNYKYFIAIGSDEASKNEVFFKDLESGEQKSIKYDELKEIL encoded by the coding sequence ATGATACATGCAATTAAAGGAATGAATGATTTATTAGATGATGATGCGTTAATTTACGAAAAGATTATAAAAACTTGTGAAGAAGTAGCAAAAACTTATGGTTATAGCTATATTGAAGTGCCACATTTAGAAGTTACTCCGCTTTTTAAAAGAAGCGTAGGAGAAAGTAGCGATATAGTTGGTAAAGAAATGTATGAGTTTTTAGATAAAAGCGGGGATAGTGTATGTCTTAGACCTGAAGGAACTGCTGGGGTTGTAAGAGCTTTTATTGAACATAAGATGGATAAAGCTGGAGTTGTTAAAAGATGGTTTTATCACGGCTCAATGTTTCGCTATGAAAAACCACAAAGAGGTCGTTATAGAGAATTTCATCAATTTGGCTTAGAGTGTTTTAATATAGCTAATGTTTATGAAGACGCTAGTGTGATTATGATACTTGCTAAAATCTTTAAAAAACTTGATATTAATTATACTTTAAAAATCAATTCTTTAGGCTCGCCTGAATGCCTTCAAAACTATAGAAAAGCATTAAGAGAATATATTGCAAACATTGAAAATAGTTCTGGTTTTAAATTCTGTGCTGATTGTGCTAAAAGAACACAAACTAATGTTATTAGAGTATTAGATTGTAAAAACGATGAATGTGCTAAACACTTAATAAACGCTCCTAAATTAAGTGAGTTTTTAGATGATGAGAGTAGGGCTGATTTTATTAAATTACAAGAGATTTTAAAAGATAATGAGATTAGTTTTGTAATTGATGAAAGATTGGTTCGCGGGCTTGATTATTATTCAAAAACAGCATTTGAGTTTGAAAGTAGCGAAATAGGTGCAAAGGCTGCAATAGCTGGTGGTGGAAGATATGATTATTTGGTTGAGTATTTAGGCGGAGCTAAAAGCTATGGCGTTGGATTTGCTATGGGTGTTGAGCGTGTTATGGATATTTTAAGAAGTAAAAATATAGAGCAAAAATTACAAAATACTTATTTTTGTATATTAGATGAAGAATTATTGCCAATTGCTTATAAATTAGTTGATAATTTAAGAGAAAACGGAAAAACAATTAATCTAAATTACGAAGCAAAAAAATTAGCAAAACATTTAAATATAGCAAATAAACAAAACTATAAATACTTTATTGCAATTGGTAGTGATGAAGCTAGTAAAAATGAAGTATTTTTTAAAGATTTAGAAAGTGGCGAACAAAAAAGTATAAAATACGATGAATTAAAGGAAATTTTATGA
- the tmk gene encoding dTMP kinase, giving the protein MNYYAFEGIDTLGKSTQIKLLQELPNSYFKFQPIFVKEPGETTLGIKLRELILNDEMSKKARMFLFLADRAELFSKIDFAKEFIIADRSLFSHLAYEVDSDYKQLLDFNLFATNNVLPNHIIFFKGSKELLESRLNNKSLDKIEQKGVEYFLKVQENYEAIFKALNLKVFTIDASLSIDKINTMIKEYINDTCN; this is encoded by the coding sequence ATGAATTATTACGCTTTTGAAGGAATTGATACTCTAGGCAAAAGCACTCAAATTAAGCTTTTACAAGAATTACCAAATTCTTATTTTAAATTCCAGCCGATTTTTGTAAAAGAACCCGGCGAAACTACTTTAGGAATAAAATTAAGAGAATTGATTTTAAATGACGAAATGAGTAAAAAGGCTAGAATGTTTTTGTTTTTAGCTGATAGGGCTGAATTATTTTCAAAAATTGATTTTGCTAAAGAATTTATTATAGCTGATAGGAGTTTGTTTTCTCATTTAGCTTATGAAGTTGATAGTGATTACAAACAATTATTGGATTTTAATTTATTTGCAACTAATAATGTTTTACCTAATCATATAATATTTTTTAAAGGCAGTAAGGAATTATTAGAAAGTAGATTAAATAATAAAAGCCTTGATAAAATAGAGCAAAAAGGCGTAGAATATTTTTTAAAAGTTCAAGAAAATTATGAAGCGATTTTTAAGGCTTTAAATTTAAAAGTTTTTACAATAGATGCAAGTCTTAGTATAGATAAAATAAATACAATGATTAAGGAGTATATAAATGATACATGCAATTAA
- the coaD gene encoding pantetheine-phosphate adenylyltransferase produces the protein MKKAIYPGTFDPITNGHLDVIKRALKIFDKLIIAVAKNDKKKPDYDLETRINLVKNATNGLNVEVIGFDNLLVDFAKEQKIYTIVRGLRAVSDFEYELQMHYANAELNEEIDTIYLMPSLKNAFISSSIVRSIKAHGGDISKLVPSSILKDLK, from the coding sequence ATGAAAAAAGCAATTTATCCAGGCACATTTGATCCGATAACAAATGGGCATTTAGATGTAATAAAAAGGGCTTTAAAAATTTTTGATAAATTAATAATAGCAGTTGCTAAAAATGATAAAAAAAAGCCTGATTATGATTTAGAAACTAGGATTAATTTAGTAAAAAATGCAACAAATGGATTGAATGTAGAAGTAATAGGGTTTGACAATTTATTAGTAGATTTTGCAAAAGAGCAAAAAATATATACCATTGTAAGGGGTTTAAGGGCTGTGAGTGATTTTGAATACGAGTTACAAATGCACTATGCAAATGCTGAATTAAACGAAGAAATTGACACTATTTATTTAATGCCAAGCCTTAAAAATGCCTTTATTTCAAGCTCAATTGTAAGAAGCATTAAAGCTCATGGTGGAGATATTTCAAAATTAGTTCCATCTAGTATTTTAAAGGATTTAAAATGA
- a CDS encoding UbiX family flavin prenyltransferase codes for MRFLVAINGASGVNLALKLAKVLSKENEVYLILSKGALKVLKEENNKKLKKYIKNTNITLLKNDDLAAPVSSGSFKLDAAFYYASSDFLAKASYGFSDTLILRSFTVNLKENRKIIIAPREMPLNELMLKNILKLNKLGCIIAPAIYAKYSKSSFKEFVIGKWCDLLGVEYKKFKRWKSE; via the coding sequence ATGAGATTTTTAGTAGCGATTAATGGAGCTAGTGGAGTTAATTTGGCTTTAAAATTAGCTAAGGTATTAAGCAAAGAAAATGAAGTATATTTAATCCTTAGTAAAGGTGCTTTAAAGGTTTTAAAAGAAGAAAATAATAAAAAATTGAAAAAATACATTAAAAATACAAATATTACTCTTTTAAAAAATGATGATTTAGCTGCACCTGTATCAAGTGGGAGTTTTAAGCTTGATGCAGCGTTTTATTATGCTAGTAGTGATTTTTTAGCAAAGGCTAGTTATGGTTTTAGTGATACTTTAATTCTAAGAAGTTTTACCGTAAATCTTAAAGAAAATAGAAAAATCATAATAGCTCCAAGAGAAATGCCATTAAATGAATTAATGCTTAAAAATATTTTAAAATTAAATAAATTAGGCTGTATAATAGCCCCTGCAATTTACGCTAAATATTCTAAGAGTTCTTTTAAAGAATTTGTAATAGGTAAATGGTGTGATTTGCTTGGAGTTGAATATAAAAAATTTAAAAGATGGAAAAGCGAATGA
- the flgA gene encoding flagellar basal body P-ring formation chaperone FlgA: MNKVFSLFVLSGVLFANNLSDELLKHWKKQDEFLEIKSLSFNPNINNCKIITYPNLGKQGFFKANCNDKDMQISFKLQALTKVYILKKDVLKDEEIGLFDLKSEKIDFSKLPYNALRTLDNSIKFKSKVRAGSIIKTSMLMPNYLINKDDSVVGILDDGDLSVFVDLIALQSGVKGQRIRLKNTQGHNLTGEIINEKQVLIK, translated from the coding sequence ATGAACAAAGTATTTAGTTTATTTGTATTAAGTGGGGTTTTGTTTGCTAATAATTTAAGCGATGAATTATTAAAACATTGGAAAAAACAAGATGAATTTTTAGAAATAAAAAGCCTTAGTTTTAATCCTAATATTAATAATTGCAAAATTATTACATATCCAAATCTTGGCAAACAAGGATTTTTTAAAGCAAATTGCAATGATAAAGATATGCAAATATCTTTTAAATTACAAGCTCTTACTAAGGTTTATATTTTAAAAAAAGATGTCTTAAAAGATGAAGAAATAGGACTATTTGATTTAAAAAGTGAAAAAATTGATTTTTCAAAATTACCTTATAATGCTTTAAGAACACTTGATAATAGTATTAAGTTTAAAAGCAAAGTAAGAGCAGGTAGTATTATAAAAACCTCTATGCTAATGCCAAATTATTTAATTAATAAAGATGATAGTGTAGTTGGTATTTTAGATGATGGAGATTTGAGTGTGTTTGTTGATTTAATAGCCTTGCAAAGTGGAGTAAAAGGTCAAAGAATTCGCCTTAAAAACACTCAAGGACACAATCTAACTGGCGAAATAATTAATGAAAAACAGGTCTTAATAAAATGA
- a CDS encoding molybdopterin molybdotransferase MoeA has protein sequence MTINEALENIKSLNHTQNTEIINLFDAKGRVLANDFYAKCNAPLFTNSAMDGYALKASEFKNGLKVLKTIFAGDMSECEIKSGECVKIMTGARVPKGADSVLMVENSIIKDDLMYATSDNLKVGEAIRYEGEEYKKGELIIKKGVITDEIIMILASNGVFNIEVIKEIKVGIFASGLEIIEPYSNGFGVYNSNAYGIYSAFKSFSKPYYLGVLKDEYEFVLNSLKGALDNFDLVVSIGAASVGDADFIKKALDELGFKPIFTKVKMKPAGPVSLYFKDNKYILVLPGNPMSAYIGALIYARALIYKMQGIVYEKPSFLYPISMDLKIKNNKENVVIGNIINDTFVPFNNAKLSSGQITPLNKCTHYIICPIDCDIKQNDKVRVYEQSI, from the coding sequence ATGACAATTAATGAAGCGTTAGAAAATATAAAATCACTTAATCACACTCAAAACACCGAAATTATTAATTTATTTGATGCAAAAGGAAGAGTTTTAGCGAATGATTTTTATGCTAAATGCAATGCTCCTTTATTTACAAATTCTGCAATGGATGGCTATGCTTTAAAGGCTAGTGAGTTTAAAAATGGTCTTAAAGTTTTAAAGACTATTTTTGCAGGAGATATGAGTGAATGCGAGATTAAAAGTGGCGAATGTGTAAAGATTATGACAGGTGCAAGAGTGCCAAAGGGTGCTGATAGTGTTTTAATGGTTGAAAACTCTATTATTAAAGATGATTTAATGTATGCTACAAGTGATAATTTAAAAGTAGGTGAAGCTATAAGATATGAAGGCGAAGAATACAAAAAAGGCGAATTAATTATCAAAAAAGGCGTAATTACTGATGAAATTATTATGATTTTAGCTAGTAATGGAGTTTTTAATATTGAAGTTATTAAAGAAATAAAAGTTGGTATTTTTGCAAGTGGTCTTGAGATTATTGAGCCTTATTCAAATGGATTTGGTGTTTATAATTCTAATGCTTATGGAATTTATTCTGCTTTTAAGAGTTTTTCTAAACCTTATTATTTAGGGGTTTTAAAAGATGAATATGAGTTCGTTTTAAATTCTTTAAAAGGTGCTTTAGATAATTTTGATTTAGTTGTAAGTATCGGAGCTGCAAGTGTAGGTGATGCTGACTTTATCAAAAAAGCTTTAGATGAGCTAGGTTTTAAGCCTATTTTTACTAAGGTAAAAATGAAACCTGCAGGTCCTGTTAGCTTATATTTTAAAGATAATAAATATATTTTGGTTTTACCGGGTAATCCTATGAGCGCTTATATTGGGGCTTTAATTTATGCAAGAGCTTTAATTTATAAAATGCAAGGAATTGTATATGAAAAGCCAAGCTTTTTATATCCTATATCAATGGATTTAAAGATTAAAAATAATAAAGAAAATGTAGTTATTGGAAATATTATAAATGATACTTTTGTTCCGTTTAATAATGCAAAACTTAGTAGCGGACAAATTACCCCATTAAATAAATGCACTCATTACATAATTTGTCCTATTGATTGTGATATTAAGCAAAACGATAAAGTAAGAGTTTATGAACAAAGTATTTAG